The Rhodamnia argentea isolate NSW1041297 chromosome 10, ASM2092103v1, whole genome shotgun sequence sequence TCACGAGCAACTCTAAAAATAAAGCAAACCATGATAAAAGctaagcaaaaaagaaaagaaaacaaacttaAGTTGGAAACTTACGTATAGGGAATATGAGACATGGGTCTCAGGATTAGAATTCGGAATGAACTTAGTCAGAATTTACTCGATTCTTGTTTGGGTACCGTTCTTTCACGTGCATCTTTGAATTCCACCACACAAGAAGCCATCAAAATCATTGGAAACTGGACTGCCGAACAAAATaatccgtaaaaaaaaaaaaagcactatTCAAACCTAGAAATAAGAGATCTTTCTACTACAACTTCGTCAAAAATCTCACACGCGAAACTCAAAAATCTTCAGTTACTGTTCTAGGGGTGGACTTACCACATAAGTTTGCACATAAACTTTAGGAAATATATGTCCTTGGCATATCAAAGTTTTATTGTGCTTTAACTCCGCTAAATTATGAAGGGCTTATTACTTGAACCATGCACAGATTTGAGCAAGTGTTTTGTAGCGGGCTTAAAACACATACCCCTTGCTCTGATATGGCATACTAAACGGATAAATATATTCGCAAAGGAACAAAACAAAGCGTACACATGCCAATGAGTCGTGATGCGATGATATTCTCTCTCTGGATTAAAGAAAGTCGGGATAAATCACACTGTGGAATACTTAAATGGATTGATTCCAAGGAGTTGTTGGCAAATttggatggagagagagtgagagagacaTGTCAGAGAAAAAGCTAGATAATAGTACACATGCATATGGACTTATTATGCAGAGGAGTTAACAGTAAACTGAAGCAGAGATCTGAatcaagatgatgatgatgatgataaaaagaaaagtacaaaatgaaaaaaagggaatCCATGTTGTGATGTATCTGACCGATATGCCTTTTGGAAACTCATCAATCTCTGagctctttctgtttttttaggGTGATCTAGGGTTTTAGTTAGAGTACTGATAGAGTGTCAGTGAGGTACTGAATGGGAAAAAGTGCTCACCATACTCCATGCAaacttactctctctctctctctctctctctctcacgagaTGGTCCAGTTTAACTTTGTTCTTGGCATTTGTTGATTATGTTTGCAAGCGCTGCATGAGCAGTTTGGTTGGTTAAAGAGATGGTTGGGTTCCTTCGAACTTCAAGCAGtacaagaaaaattcaaatactTTGCCTCAGCACTTCCCAAGAGACGCATAAGTAGACACAAGGAGGTTAAAATTATAGCACTCCTGCACTGATTAAGACTGAAGGATGAAGGGAAATTCACTCCCTAGTCCTCTTAAACTTAAAAGTCTTGGAATTGCATGACtttgagagaagaaaagaacaagaaaataaacaaaacaaagaaccGTTTATGCCCATGAAAATGTTTGACCACTTTTGAACAAGGCAAAAGCATGCTGATGCAAAAGAACCATGGAAACCAACGACCATGAAAACTCAAATTTGCAGCTTCCGTTGTAAAGATCGATGAAACAATTTAACTTCTTCCTGGAAAAGAAGGGATCTTTTTCCGTGACCACCGAAGCAAGGTGTATATGGTATTCAATTGAGCGATCTTCACAAAGCATAGAACACTACGCGACCAAGCTAAGCCCATCTCTTTTCTGAATTCCGCAATTGCTTTCCTTGTTGATTTTGTTACATCATGTAAATCCAATACACTTTACGTACAGAGTCAAGTAATCACATTCAAAGTGAAGAAGGCTCGACCTTTCCGGATCAAAGCCAGaacgaagaagaggaagaagacgcaAATAGAAACGCATAAACACAAGGACGACAGGACACTCAAGCACTTCAGCTCTGCAATTTTACCTTAGGGCGGTTGCCAAGCCGAAGCTCGAGATCTAAGTCTTCTATGGGGCCAGAGCTTATTTCACATACCTCAGCTGGTTGGACATGATGCCTAGCAACTGCGCTAGGCTTTAGAAAGAACGGTGAATTCGAAGCATCAGTTCTCTTTCTCTTGCGACTAGTCGCCTCTTCCTCGCAACTTGATAGAGTCGGTCGACTCCGGATGAATAAGTTTAAGCTCACCGACATACCTGTCTTCACATGATCCGCTTTAGCCCTTTCTCCTTCCGTATCTGATGTGCTGGAATTCTCTCTGATCAGATCGGCATCAACAATATGGCAATATTTCTCCCCAAGCAAATTGGATCTAGACGGCAAGCAGGACATGGTAGTCTGAGCACGGCTTTCACTTATAAAGGAAGAGTAATAAGGGTTAATGACCACGGAGCGATCATTATAAACTCCCTCAATCAGTGGAGAGAAAACCCCAGAAGGTGATGCTGAGGTGGGTGCAACAAAAGCACCTGGTGGGATAGAATTAGGGTTAGGGTTATACAACAAGGTGCAAAGCTGAGGCGGAGAGGGCAAACCCAAGTGCGGCGTCGACTCTCGAATGTGATTAGGGTGATTTTGATTCTCGGGATGAAGAATTTCACTCTGGGGAATTGGAGATTGCTTCAATCTAGCCCTATCTCTCCTGTGGACATTCATGTGGCCACCAAGAGCTTGAGCTGATCTGAATTCCCTCCTACAGAAGCTGCAAGAATACGATCGTGGAGGCCATATGCAACCTCCGAGCGACCCAGCTGCGTCCTCTGCAAACGCTTGCTCCTCCCACGAATCGTCATACAAGGGGTTGTTCGGCGCTTTGAAGTGAGAACTCAGCCTCCTCTTTGGCCACATCAGCAGCTGATGAGCATGCTCCATTTTCGCAGCTCCAAAATGTCTATCTTCCCCCAGCTCCAGAGGAATTAAAGGAGGATTTGAAGTTTTAGGAGAAAGATCATATGATGGGTCTTTATATCGTCTAGAGAAGGGACTGAAAGAGAGGTAACCACGGAATCTGAGACAAAAGGGAAGCTTTTGCTTAGTAGGGTTGATTTGGGAAGGTGAGGTGGTGGGTACTCTCTACCTTCCGGACTCTCAGTTAAGctactcttttgtttttgtggtttttcttttccatctctctctctgacacGAACATACGCACATACAAATGCAATTTCCTTGgtgtagagagggagagagaaagaagcaCCAAGAAGGAGTGGGTCCCTGGGGGACTGTCTCTGAGCAGGATTTGGCTTACTTGAAGACAAACGTCATACCATGTCTGACTGAAACGTCCTTAAAATGATCCAGTAGGGTTATgcaatttttcttattcattATCAGCTACCCTACTTGTGCTCCAAGGCAATGTCACCTTGGAGGCACATTACCAGGTTACTGTACAAACCACTGGCCAAGATTATGCAGATTTTGCATGTAGATAAGAACTTTTATGTCACCCTTCCTTTTTTTATGGTGAATAACTGATAAGACTGAGCATAAAACCTGCAACTATTTGTCATAAGAGACGAAAGAAGAGAAGCATACCGAACCTAACACACCAAAAGGGAGGTTTAGACAACTTTACTTTCGCATCATTTGCAAGTTTAAACCTGGAGGTGAACTGGGTATATTCATGTCATTTGAGAAATAACTTTCAGTGGTTTggctaaaataataataataataataataatgtcaCTTATACATCTAATCCTCATGATAGTCTTCCGTCTGCCCACCTTCAATGGAAGGAATAGCTACTTCCTTGAGGaatgtttgtttcacgaaaaattcaaaatttgaagaacatTCTAAATAATGATTGGTTGTACCacttaaaacaaaaagaataaatgaaaaaaatatttttattatccacaaaaatatttaagcataaaatgattttgataatgGAAACATTTTCTGTTGGCTAATTTTACTAAGTGAtataatcaatatttttttgaaaaatatttttcaaatatttagcTTTTCGTGAAATGAACATATTGTAAGTATCATTGATGCATCACCAGCCAAAAAAACCGTCAGATATAACGTTGAGGAAGAGGGCAATATTGAGTGGggcaaaaaaatgaaggcaagGGAAAATttctacgcatttattttttttttggtccaaaaatttCTACGCATTTCAGAGTGCTGACTTTTTGAAGTTCCTCCCTAGGAAGGTTGATTGGTAGATTACAAATTATAGATATCACCCGAATTTATAAAGTTTGTATGTAAGTGATGTCTATATGTCTGATGTACTAATCATTCATTCAACAAGGGATGAAGCACAGCAAGACCCTTAGAAAATACAATTGCGAGTCTGGTTCTTGACACTTCAAGATCTTGGAACAATATTGTTGTTGAAACTGATAAAAAACTTGCTATATTTTAGTTAAATGCAAGAAGTGCTTTTTAGCTCTCCTACTTAATCAAATTAAGAACATAACCAGCgataatcaaattaaaattgaaactttttttattttcctgacCTTCGTGAACAAGGATGAGATGAATTGTCATTAGTAATATAAGTTAATTATTTCATAGACTAAGAACTCTTTTCCGAATTTCAAATCCCCTGTCACATATCAATTCTAGACACATACATTTTCTTAAGCTTGGCGATATTAAATTGAGATAAAATATATACTAGTGACACTAATCAAGATAATGATTCATATCATTATATTTTATGATTCCATGATTGAAAGTGACCATCGACAGCAACTGTCTATATGGAGAACATCGTGGATACTAATTCATAAGGAAAGTTGGCTTAGTTGTCCAAAGaaccctaaatcttttaattatttccatttagtccaaaaccttgtgacgatttgtcaatttagtcataaacattttgaagttttgtGAAATTAGCCTTAAACCTATTATTCTGATTATTAGCCAAACGTACTACATTGaagtgtcaaaagatttagaactaaattgacaaatcgttaaaaggtttagaaccaaATTAACTAATTACCaagaggtttagaactaaattagtacaattcaAAGATTAAGGACCAAATTGGctgccgtacaataggtttacaactttttggacaattttccctaaggAAGTTGatgcaatgaaaattttaaatgatgATGCATGTACGTATTTCATGTTTATCAAGAAAGACAAAACCCTTATATGCCATTAATCAAACACCAAATTGCAAGTACTAATGTTGTAGGGAAACCTTACAATGCCAATACACATCTAGATCGAAATCAGATTATATGGGCAACCCATTATTTGAGTTCGCATATCATCCAACTCACAAGTACATTGATGGTGGAACAAATGTGTGAGATAAGATAATAACAATTTCGATTGCTTAAGAGTTATTTTAGTTTGGTGCGAAGCTGCACTAGAACGAATTGACGACTCTCAGGCGAttgggaaaacaaaaacaaaagaccaTCTCCCCTTCACGTGCTTGAACATTCAAATTTGAATAACTGTTCCCACTGTTTGATCAAAGGCAATGCAATCGGCGCCACGATTTTACTACTAACAATTCTTTGAAATATACGCAAGTATTCCATATATTAAGGCATCACTTTGTTGACCGACACCATATGCGAAGACTAGTTTACAGAGTCCATATACTTGGAAAGAATAACATGTATTCTGTTAGTCTTCCATCGTCTTCGAACTTACGAGCTGAATTATGAAAAAGACTACAATATTTCTCCGTGCAGTGGCTAAGAAACAATTTTTAATTACCGTTTCAATTCACGTATCATTGAGATGCACATGAActatgttagagaagtctcacatgAGAGAATTAGAGTGTTGTGGTatgaagcagttaatatatcctagctGACTTAATTCATTGACTTACGTTTTTAAGTGAAGCTTAGTTCAATTGAATATACTGATGGGTTCGGATTTGGACTCCTTCTCGATAATCTCCTCAGGTGAAGGCATTGAGTTTCTATTGCTTTCTCCCAACAAATAATATCGAAGCCGTTGGTTAATTGGTTATCATTCCTAATGTATAatggtgtttggtgaatatctcaaatAAGAAATCTGGTGACCAACGCGATTTATCCGTTGTaggcgttgtggtgtagcaacacGGTCCCTATGGTGGACTGTGTGTTTCGGtttggagaaagagaaagagaccAGAGATGAAGGTAGAAggttggagattcaagttgagctAAGTGGATGTAAAAGGATACCTGAATTAAAGAGAAGCAAACATGTGAGAGTTAGGAGGAGATTGTGGAAGCAAACCTGCAATAAGGTCATACGTGAGCGTGAGCGGGAGATTATTGAGATGCACAagtgaattgtgttagagaaatcccaTATCAGATATTTGATTTGGTGTAAAGCTATTAGTATTCCTAGTAGCCaataactcattaacttaagtTTTCGAGTGAATATTGACCCAAAtggatatgttaacgggttCGGACTTGAACTCTTTCTTGGCAATATCCCTAGATGAAGGTAACATTATGCGCTCCCAACACTTATAATCCAATGCACTTTTAAGTTGcgttcttttcttttaaatgatCAATACATACTGAAATAATGGGCTTAATTTTCCGGCTGTATACCTTGATTTTTTACAAGGTATCATCAAAACGACGCGACACGAATGTAGGAAAGTAGGAGAGAAAGACTTTGACCAATTCTTTACAAGAGTCAACCCCAACTATaagaatttgtaaattttaggttTTCTTGGACATTAGTTCTTGTACCTTTATATATGTGCAAGACTTATAAATGTATATAAAGTTTCCACTAGTCAAGAAAACCCACTATCATCCTAAACTACTAGAAAAGGAATTTATGTACCGTATGTCCTATGTCTACGTTATCAATCAATTTCATCGTCATATTTGACCCGACACATTgttgacttaattgacaatgtACTCAATCTGTATTAGTAGTTTTCCCAAGAACTAGCATATCGAGTAAGTTGGTATAGTCACCAAAATTCAAAGATCTTAAACCACAAGAAACGAGTCAAATTTTCTGCTATTGACATGTACGAGCTGTGACCTGAATTGTCTGGTGGGCGACTAAGTTACCAACTTAGGGCTAATTTCGAGCTTCATAGGGTTTTACAAGTATTTAATTCTAACGTTTAGGAAGGGAAGGCGACCGAAAAATTCTTGCTTAGAGAGTTAACCGAGAATTATTTTCACTAAATATCGTATATCAGTTGTTTACAAGCCGACCGTATTCATGTCACTAACCATTACATTATCATAAACACATATTGTACACTCGAACTTATCAACTTTTTCATAACTGGGAAGGAGAATCTTGTAAAGGTACATTAGGGTGGTCGTGAGAGCAGCTTAATATTGACCTTTTGGCCCTGACCGTCCGCATCTGTTTGGACTCTTCTTCTTCGAGTCTTTGGCCTTCCTAGACGCGCATATGCAAAGGGGTCAATGATAGGGAAGTTTCTTTTGttgccctttctttttctttaatcaaTAGAACAAAAGACAACCTTATGGTAccatatttttattaaaattcaCCCGGCAAGAAATGAAACCAAGTCCGTATCTTTTGTCAAAAGCAATGGTTCTGGTCTGTTTGACCGCCATGACCAAGCCCTAAAGCAAGGTTTGGTCTCTGCTTGCATTGTCACGGGAATTATAAATGGGTCTTACTAGCATAACAGTTTTCGGGGAGACTATGAGAATAATGGTATGTTGTGAgtcacaaattattaaaagagttgactcaacaataatttttaatatttaacttTTTGTGGTCCAAAACAAACTATTAGTTTTACAGTCCCCAAAGATTATTACGCAATCAATTCTCATTGCAATTTAGTCTAGAATATAAGGCCCCTCCAATTATCGATCATGTAATCGATCATTGATTATTGTTATGAACAAGTCCAAGAATGGACAAGCACTTAAGTGGGTCGTTCGACTTTCTTTTGTATATCTTGATTCTTGACGGCCGATGAGCGATGGAGCAAAACGAAGACAAAAGGAGTTCTTTAGTTCTATGTTTTCGTGAGTGCAACGTTTTTTGCTTGTCGTGTGGACAGAATGTCCGTTTACATTGTCCGTATAGACAGACTTGTTCTCTTTGACTAGTTTGGAGATTAGTCCTGGCTccctatttttcaaaagtatACATGTTTGAAAGCAATAATGTTGTAATTTCAAACACCAGTGTTAAAgttcgtttgttttgtgaaaaattagtgatttggaaaatattttcttaaaaataatcatttgcatcacctacaaaaatgaatgaatggaagATATTTTCTTCATTCTCAAAAGTGCTCACAAATAAATTAATATcaataatgaattttttttaattgactaaTTAGTTCAAAAGATATAAGCGGAGCCTAAATAGTAAAAAGGAGCCAAATTTAAAAGCTAAACTCACAACGAATACCTACTACAGTTTTCATCTGAAATAACGAACTTCTAGATGACTGATGTCTTCTTTACTGCTTTGTTTGGGAACGAGGAGGAAAAATGAGTAAAGATTTTCAAGCATTCCATCCTTTTTTCCCCCACATATGCTAATAAATTCACCAATTTTTCTCACACCTCATTTTCTTCGCCCTCCCCTCCTTCGGTCCTTCCCTTGCAAAGTATAGTTTGGAGCTAACCGGCCTAGACCGACCGAATCGAGGCGATAATTGGGGAGAACTAGTTCAGTTCCTGGTTCCTCGAATCTGTGATCGGTAAGTTGCCATTTCCAAGACTGGAACACCGTGTTCTAAATCGGTATTGAAGCTTCTATTAGGAAAAAATATAGTTACTTTTGCACCCAGAAACAGCAACATAGCCACTTGACCAATGTATATTTATGTAATGAAATTATGCACTTTTATATTTTAGTATAAGAATTTGACTTTTCACACAAATCATAAAAGGGTCGGTTTAAGAACAAGCAGTTTCAGAACCAAACAGTTTGGATTTTGGTTTCAATCTTTTGAAACCATGACTTACAAGGTCAGTTCTCGGTTCTAGACTAAGAATCAACCCACTCTAGAACCAACCATTCCCATTCCACGTAATATAAGAGTAAAAGCCTTGAGGTGAAATTTCCTTTTGAAGGGGCCTAAAATGTGACCATATGCTTTCACTTAACATAGTACTTCTTGTGCTCTCTCCAAAATTACGcacataaaaaaatgatttaatattttaaaagcctttaaaattttcaaaatggctTATATGTTGATAAGTAAAAGTACcacaaaagtcttaaatttattgtaatgataccaattaagtcataaacctttcaattatgtcaaatcttaaaccttttcacattggCATCTATTCAATCCATTCGGACAATTTAGGCTAAAAGTCCCCGATGTGGATGTCGGCggtcctacatgacacgattGGCGCTAAAGTGAACATTTTCTTatgatatttaatatttttcttttctttctttctttctctttcccttctcttgCTGCTAGTGGCCGATCATCGCTCACCAGCCAAAGGCTATGGCTAGTGAGGGATGGCCTTACTTGGGAGAGAGTGAGTGCCGCCAAGGGCCCCCTTTGCAGTTTTACCGAGGCTAGCCCTTCCTCATGCCAGATTGAGGCACGTCGGGCCTCACTTGAGAGAGGGTGAGGCTCGACGAGCCTCGACCCTCGCCTTCACTAAGGTGCGGCCCAATGAGGCTGACCTTGCTAGCAATGGCTTGTGTTACCAAccactagcaaaaaaaaaaaaagggagaagaaaaaaaagaggaaaaaaaaagtagaaaaagaaatattatattagaaacttaaaattataaaaaaaatattcacatcatcgctagccgtgccacataggatggctggcatccacattagcaattccCAGCCTAAAATGGTCGAATGGACTGAAATAGTACAaatttgaaaaggtttatgactaaatttgtcTCATTAAAAGGATTATGACCGAAtcggtactaatgcaataggtttaagattttttggtatttttccttaTGTTGATACTATGTATTTTGAAAGGCTTCAAACATTCGGCATAAAATTAaagtataatatttcaaatCCAAATATAGATTacataaaaccaaaaaaagagcaaaaaaaagaaaagaaaaagaaaaagtcactgCAAACACAACCTTTAGGCTCTTCATATCCATATTCAAATTGAACTTTAATGTCTAAAAGATAACTAGAATTGCTTTTGATCGTACTTTTATATATTTCACACTACAATTTGAGCATGTTCCAAAACACTTCAAGTCAATCATAAGAGCGTATGATCACTTCTTTTGCCCAAGAGTCTGCatacaaaccttttttttttgttgataaacCACATAATGTTGGtaatgttgagaaaaatccctaattgattttgaaagtgacaaaacaatcaatattCTCTAATATCTGAGTTAATGTAATGAAATACTGTTTTGTAGATTTTCCTAATGTTTACACAATTATACAAGAATAAGTTACACAGGATTAAATCTAATAGAAAAGACTCGGACGCTATTTTAGGAGCTCAGACATTATCGCAAAGCTCAAGCTCTAAGGAAGTATTTCATATGCCACGGTCAAATTATCATGAGATATGATAATTGATATATTATATTATCACAAAggctagcaaatcaagctgaattcattcttgaagattatcaatcacgAGGATCATTGAAGAACGTGGATTAAAGGAGAAGAGGATGGCTTACCATAAGAAGAACTCTATCTTTGGAAACCGAGATCATGATTGTATGGGCAATCTGATCTAATGGgagattctttcttttattactCTCAATGGCTACGAAATCCTCGGTTTACAATCTTGTCCAAACGGGAAGCTAGGAGAGTGATCCTCTAAAGATCTTGCAATAGCTAGTTTGAAGGTGGAGGAGTAAAAAAAAGAGACTTCAAGGCTAAAGAGTGTACGAGAGTTCATAATCTTAAA is a genomic window containing:
- the LOC115739863 gene encoding zinc finger protein 10-like, with amino-acid sequence MEHAHQLLMWPKRRLSSHFKAPNNPLYDDSWEEQAFAEDAAGSLGGCIWPPRSYSCSFCRREFRSAQALGGHMNVHRRDRARLKQSPIPQSEILHPENQNHPNHIRESTPHLGLPSPPQLCTLLYNPNPNSIPPGAFVAPTSASPSGVFSPLIEGVYNDRSVVINPYYSSFISESRAQTTMSCLPSRSNLLGEKYCHIVDADLIRENSSTSDTEGERAKADHVKTGMSVSLNLFIRSRPTLSSCEEEATSRKRKRTDASNSPFFLKPSAVARHHVQPAEVCEISSGPIEDLDLELRLGNRPKVKLQS